A part of Deinococcus aerolatus genomic DNA contains:
- a CDS encoding YqhA family protein, translating to MTSTRPKDRPRAAQPRPQRQTDWFSAVIGRTRFVVLIAVVAVLLVSFSLFLQGTVLAVSTLYDSWHDTFTSGIQSQRGSLAVEFLEIVSTMLKAVVFYLIGVGLYSLFISPLNLTSALGVESLADLEQKIISVIVVILGVTFLEHFVRWQDPQETLYFAGSLALAGGALIFFQRVHHGQGSDLQQPEAKLRARRELFEHDDEQRHIEEEDVQRAAEVTEGKAKGQVQADAGAEG from the coding sequence CAGCCGCGCCCGCAACGCCAGACCGACTGGTTTTCCGCCGTCATCGGGCGCACGCGCTTTGTGGTGCTGATCGCGGTGGTGGCGGTGCTGCTGGTGTCGTTCAGCCTGTTTCTGCAGGGCACGGTCCTGGCCGTCTCGACGCTGTACGACTCCTGGCACGACACCTTTACCAGCGGCATTCAGAGCCAGCGCGGCAGCCTGGCGGTGGAGTTCCTGGAGATCGTGTCCACCATGCTCAAGGCGGTGGTGTTCTACCTGATCGGGGTGGGCCTGTACTCGCTGTTCATCTCGCCGCTGAACCTGACCAGCGCCCTGGGCGTAGAAAGTCTGGCGGACCTGGAACAGAAGATCATCTCGGTGATCGTGGTGATTTTGGGCGTGACCTTTCTGGAGCATTTCGTGCGCTGGCAAGACCCCCAGGAAACGCTGTACTTCGCGGGGTCTCTGGCGCTGGCCGGCGGAGCGCTGATCTTCTTCCAGCGGGTCCACCACGGCCAGGGCAGTGACCTGCAGCAGCCCGAGGCCAAGCTGCGCGCCCGCCGCGAGCTGTTCGAACACGACGACGAGCAGCGCCACATCGAGGAAGAGGACGTGCAGCGGGCCGCGGAGGTCACCGAGGGCAAGGCCAAGGGCCAGGTGCAGGCCGACGCCGGGGCAGAGGGCTAG